The Synechocystis sp. PCC 6714 genome includes the window CTATTCCTGGGGTCAAATGGATCTACTCAGCTACAGCAAAAACCTAACCCGTTTGGCCCTGCTGATTAGTTTCATTGTCAGTCCGATCGCCTCCGCCAGTTTTTCAGTGGAAAAGCAACCCATTCAGTGTGGTTTCCTGATTGTGCTAGGTATTTGCCTGTTATTGTCCCTCTTTGTGTTGAGGTTGATGTTGGGCTGGCGTTACGTTGGCGATCGCCTAGGAGCGGAAACCGTCACCTACGAAGAATCCGGTTGGTACGATGGCCAGGTGTGGCGCAAACCATTGGAAGTACAAACTAGGGACCAACTTATTTTGCGCTATCAAGTTAATCCCGTACTGCAGCGTTGGCAAAACACGCTGAAGCTATTGGGGGCCACCATGGCGATCGATCTTTTACTGTGGACTATTTTCCGATTAATCTACTGAGCAGTCTGGAAGAGCCATCATCCTATGCAAAGTCCCCTAAATGCCTAGAATTGAGGATAGGTTACTTAGTAGAACCTCGCGAAACTTTACCATCATCAGAAATTCCCAACAGCATGAGCAGAGGAAAACGTCCCCACACTACCCCCATCGAAGCCCATTTGCTGAGGGAAGGTATCATTGAGTCCCAACATTGGGCCGAAGCCACCGTGTACGACGACAGGGGCCGGGTTTTAATGCTGGCCGGCGACAGCACCAGTAATGCCTTTATTCGTTCTTCCCTGAAACCCTTTCAAGCCTTGGCTGTCACCGGTACCGGCACCATGGAACGCTATGGTCTTACTGACAAAGACTTAGCCATTATGTGTGGTTCCCACCAGGGCACCATTGAACAAGCTCGCCAGGTATTCAACATCCTTTGGCGGGCAGACATTGAACCACAAGCTCTGCAATGTCCCACTCCCCCAGCAAAAGAAAGCCCCCTACACCACGGTTGCTCCGGTAAACACGCCGGTATGCTAGCCGTTTGCCAGCAACAGGATTGGCCTCTCCACAGTTATTTGCAACAAAGTAGTCCCATCCAAAAACTAATTTTGTCCAAAGTGGCTGACCTTTTGGGGATGCCCGGCGCCGAATTAATCGCCGCCCACGATGATTGTGGTGCCCCCACCTACGCCATGGAGTTGGGGCAAATGGCACACTTGTATGCAATGCTCGCCTCAGGGCAACAATTGGGTCTGGAACGGGTGGCCCGGGCAATGACATATTATCCCTACTTTGTCGCTGGGGAAGGCTGTTTTGATACGGAGCTAATGCAACAGATGGAAGGGGAACTGGTGAGCAAATCCGGCGCCGAAGGGGTGCAATGTGTGGGCAGAGTGGGAGAAGGGCTGGGCCTAGCTATCAAAGTAAAAGACGGTTCCAAACGGGCTAAATACGCCGTAGCCATTCACCTGCTTCAACAAATGGGTTGGATTCCTCCCCAGGTGGCGGAAACCCTGTCGGAAAAATTTGTGCGGCTGGGCAAATATAAACGCCTAGAAG containing:
- a CDS encoding asparaginase, coding for MSRGKRPHTTPIEAHLLREGIIESQHWAEATVYDDRGRVLMLAGDSTSNAFIRSSLKPFQALAVTGTGTMERYGLTDKDLAIMCGSHQGTIEQARQVFNILWRADIEPQALQCPTPPAKESPLHHGCSGKHAGMLAVCQQQDWPLHSYLQQSSPIQKLILSKVADLLGMPGAELIAAHDDCGAPTYAMELGQMAHLYAMLASGQQLGLERVARAMTYYPYFVAGEGCFDTELMQQMEGELVSKSGAEGVQCVGRVGEGLGLAIKVKDGSKRAKYAVAIHLLQQMGWIPPQVAETLSEKFVRLGKYKRLEVIGELAML
- a CDS encoding CGLD27 family protein; this translates as MGRNYNDCLVHTPKPMKPMREFSPQICPVPLEQQPVNEYEALRSAWLYSWGQMDLLSYSKNLTRLALLISFIVSPIASASFSVEKQPIQCGFLIVLGICLLLSLFVLRLMLGWRYVGDRLGAETVTYEESGWYDGQVWRKPLEVQTRDQLILRYQVNPVLQRWQNTLKLLGATMAIDLLLWTIFRLIY